The genome window CAGTCTGAGGCCCCAGGGAGcagagaggcccagagaagcagagaggagtTGATCCTGTGACCCCAGAGATGGAGAGTGGCAGCCGGACCGCTTTTCCACTTCCTGCAATTGTGCTGAATGAAAATCCACTTTACACAGATCCTCTTTTCTTTAAGCTAACTTGAGCAGGTTCTTGTTCTGGGCAACCAGATTATTGTCAAGCCAGAAATTTACACCAGAAGAGCAGCTGCAAACCACAAACCATCAAAGAAAATGTTGGAACTGGCTGCGGAGGTGCGTCAGGGAGTGATGGGTAGTGGGGATTCCTGAATCCCAAGTCTCCAGGAATGAACTGGACAGGAAGCTCATTCATGTTCTGAGCGAGTTATATCATGAGAAACAATCAAAACAGGCCTGGGGTTAACCCCGGGCTTACAACAGGGCAGAGATTTGCCACCCCAAGGGAATCCCTCAGGGCTGCGTACAGAGGACACCAGCACCAGCTGCAGATGAGGACTACGTTGTTGTTCAGCCCCATGACAGGAGAATCTTCCCCAGTCCCCAGTGGGCAGAACTGGGGACAGTCAGATATGAACAGGGAACTCGTGCCACTGCCAAGGAGGTGAGTCAGCAACTGATAGTGCCTGGAGGGTTTGCTGCTCTAGACTAAGACCAGAGTATGGTGCCATCCTGAGATTTTCTCTCCCCCATCACTGGGATAACAGTGGGAGGGGAATCTGGCTACAAAGCTCCTAGTGAATTCAGAAATGTGGAATAGAACATACCCCGATGGGAAATCAATTTGCAGAGGGAGGGGGTGAAGAGGGGGGAGGAATGGTCTGCATCTCCCCCTCTGATGACTTTAAGCTGTGTTGAGGGGGGCTAAATGTATGGTTTAGCCCACAGGTGGAAGGATGGACCAGACTGAGACAAATGGAGGAGCCCTAGACATCGACTGGGGACTATGGACTGTGGACATAGATACTGAAGCTGTCTTAACCCTGGGATATCTCTGCAGCAGCTGGATGTGACTCTGGGCTGTCTCCTGTTGGAGCAGATGTGGATAACCATCAGAATTAGGGGCAAGATCTCTAGCCTCCACTTGTCAGAAATGTCCTTGGGCTTGTTTATATCCTTCTGGGGCAGGGTTTCCTAACCTCATTACTCTTGACACTTGAGGCTGGCTAATTCTTTGCTGCGGGGGCTGTCCAATAAACTGTAGGATGTTTGGCAGAATCCTTGGcccctacccactagatgccagtagcaccccccccccaaaagaaaaactgTGACAATGAAAAATGTCTCCACATGTTGCCACATATCCACTGGAGGGCAAGATTGCCCCTGATTGGGAACCATGGAGGCAATGAAGTACTTAGGAGTAGTCGAAACAGGGGGAAGAAAGTTGCAAGGGGAGTGTGTTCAGCAGTGCTcagggctgcagggggtggggcgCTAAGATAGGAGGTGAAAAGTGTTCACTGGGTCTGGGGGTCACTTTTGATCTTTGAGCcaatctgggggggggggggcggggcagaagCCCAACTGCAAGGACTGTGGAGTAAGCAGAAGTGATGAAGTGCAGTCAGTGAGGTGCACTCTTCTtcagatcctgcatgctgtattGAAGGCACGTCCACTGTATTGTTCAATGAAAAGAATATGATGGCCAATTGTGTTTTTTTGTGAAACAAAACCTCCATAAGTTCTGTGTTATGTGTATGCTATGTATATTATAGGTTTATGTGTGCCTTATGTTATAGATTTATGTTTGAATAAGCAAAAGAAAGATGTCTGGAAAGACATTTAGCAAGCAAGATATTAACTAGGGAGGGTGAGATCAGGATTAGAGAATGGGAAGCAGGAGTTGGGgtatgggatggggtgggatatGGGGCAGCAGGGTGGAGggtttttatatctttatatactTTCGTGttctataaagtaaaataaatgctcacaaaaatacaaaaaataaaagtaagtgaATTTACTGGCTTGGGTGGGTTTGGAAAGGCCACCTCTTCCTTTGGGACAGCAGGGAAGGAAAACAGACAATGATCTGTGTGGCAAGGAGGTGGAAAACCACGCAGGTtcctgtctgtgtgtttatgatGTGCACAGACAAGCAGACACCGCACCTGAGAGTCAGTGAGGACATAAGGTCAGGGTGGGGGCTTCTGAGCAATGGCAGTTGGGGGAATAATTGTGGAGGGAGATGGGGATGGGgaatggagggagagaaaaggaaaccaagggGAAAATCAGTGGGAGTCTGAAAGGAAAAGGCAGGGGAGTGGGATAGGTCCAGGAGGGGCACCAGACACAAACTTCTGGGTATTACAGCCCAACACCCACTTGCTACAGCAAAAACAACGCATACAAAAGGGGAAGAAGCAGGAGGGGTTGGTAGGGATCTCTGCCTGACTCCCCACCCCTTCTAGGCTTGTAGCATCTTTTCATCAGCTTGGATTGTAATTTTTAGCAACCCAGTCTTTACCTGCAAATACCTAAGAGTTTGAAGCGAAGTTCAACTTACTTCAGGTCTTTGATTTTACAGTATGGATTACACAGTGCTTGGCAGAGCAAGTGTAGTGGAGAGACTGGCAAACTGCGCAGCTGGAAGGGCCTAAAAGAGAtgagaaagcaaaaataacttaaaatgattaaaaacaaaattttacgTAACTTATTTTGGCTTCTGTTGCCATCTTAGTACTAACTTACAAAAACCTCAGGCGTTAttaccccattttgcagataaggaaattaaggcaCAAAAAGGTAATTTGCCCAGGGTTACATAGGAACAGAATGAAGTTCAGtactcaggtctgtctgactccaaagccatggtactgtgtgccaggcactgaggtaAGCACCTTACACACAGAATCTATCTTATCAGGTCCTTAAACCAATGACAGGTATTGTAATCACTATTTTGCagatgctcagagaggtcaagtgacttgtccaagttaTCTGTACACTATAACTGATTCTTGGTTGTCAGTACTAATAAAAGAATTAACGGCAACAATTGAGAACTAGGAAAGTtcaatacagttgacccttgaacaatgtgggggttagggGTACCAACAGCCCCGCAGCTGAAAATCCACATAAAACTTCACAGTGAGCCCTTCCTATCCCTCCATATCAGAGGTTCTGCAtccaaggattcaaccaacctcaattctgtagtactgtagtacacatttattgaaaaaaatccccaTATAAGTGGACTTGTGCAGTTCAAATCtttgttgttcaaggatcaactgcaGTAAACTCTCACTTAGTCAAACATGCTTGGGAAAGGaggttctttgtttgttttggtttgtttgtcttggttaaattttgaaaagaatttaaacCCTCTGATAAAAGCAGTGGGGCTGAAGGGTGGGGACTCTATCTAACTGCTGATTTTCTGGAAACCCAAAATGAACCAGAAGCCACTTTTTGTTTCCATCAGTGCTTAAAATCTCTCAATGTATATTATCCATGATTTTACTTTATAATATACAGTTGGATTGAAGCTGTCATGGCTTCATAAAGACACTATAGCCAAGGTCCTTCATAATTCCAAGTCCATGTAACTTCTCCTACCCCTTACCATCTTGTCCCAAACACAGACTTTTGCTGCACCTCTCTTCCCCTCATCAcctcccacagacacacataACCCATGCTCAATTCCACCTCTATGCTACTGCCCACTGAGGAGCTAACAGTTACCAGAGAAAAGACTCAGGTTAACTCACTTTCCAAGTCGAGCCTTCTGCCCCCTTTCGTCTCCTTTTCAAGGTCCCCTACCCCTCATCTGGCACTGTCCATATTAACTTGAGTATTGAGAACAGACTTATGACCAGTGGCATTTTCCAGACAATACACGTATAAGTTTTCTTGGCTGCTTTAGTCAGTAAGTCACTAGAGCTGTGTTTTGCCTAAGCCTCTTTGAACTCCAGCTTTCAACTCTCCACATAGGTGTGAGTCTGGCAGAAAGAACCCAGGCTTTATAGCAATATACACAAGAGTGCAGCTCTGTCCTTTACCAACCTGGAGCTCTTTGAGGCCTCAGTGATGAAATATACGTAGAGAAGAGTGAGGACCAATTAAGTTTACAACCTTTCCAGAATAGTCATCAACACCAAAATAGCAGAGTCCTCAACGATAATCTTAATGATATATATGCTCAtaactttttataattataaatcacCTTCACAGAGAGACAGTGAAGACtaatagacatacacacacactcaaaacACACACCTACAGtggctagcacagtgcctggcacatagtaagtgctcagaaaTGTTAGCTTTCCCTCAGTGTCTACCTAGTCCAGTGTTCAATATGTGACAGATACTCAATAATTCCTTATTGTGTTGACTGACATACAATATGGAAAGCAGagataattcattttatttattgacaaTGCTATAAATGGTCGTGTGCCGGAATACTTGAAATAAACAAGAAGGCCTCTCATTTCTATAGGCCAAAACACTGgtgaaaagaaattaatatatgggacttccctgttggcgcagtggctaagaatccacctgccaatgcaggggacacaggtttgatccctggtccaggaagatcccacatgccacagagcaactaagcccatgtgccacaactactgaggctgcactctagagcctgcaagccacaaccactgagcccgtgtgccacaactactgaagcccgcacacctaaagcctgcttcacaataagagaagccactgcaatgagaagccggcacactgcaacgaagagtagcccccgctcgccacaactaaagaaagcccgcacgcagcaacaaagacccaatgcagccaattagttaattaatcaatttttttaaaaagacattaataTACTCACTGATTAAGTGTTAAGGTTGGTGGCATGAATGCCGAGGCTCGATCTTCCTTCTCAAATCCAAGTAGGTGCTGACACTTCAGAGACACTGACAGGTGACTATGACTGCTTTTTACACAGAATGACATAGCCAGAATGTCCATTTTTGTATAGGTAGGCTGAAGCAGTATAATTGAGCCTAAATCATCAAGTATCCTTTTTGCATATTCTTCTTCCTGAATCTCATACAAACAATGAAACAAGTCCATTGGCTCAATCTGTAACCTAGAAAATTTatcctttatttccttctcagTCCACTTCAATAACTCCTCTCGAAGTCTTGGAGAGACTTTTCTCCCAAAAGTAGTTTCCACagcctttccctttcctttatgTAAGAGGCCAAATAAGAACTGTATTGTTAATGATGAAAACCCTTTTCCATATTGCTGGAATATTTCTTGCCACATTTTCCCCACTTGATCAAAAAACATCCAGCTGCTGTCATTCTTCAGGGCACAGAACACAGCAGTCAGGAACTCTTGGAAACTGAAGTGAAGGAAAGTGTAGACACTGACACCTCCTTCAACTTTTTTCAAAAAGTGACTGAGAAAAGTGCAGTTGGTATCATACACTCCTATCCCATGTCTTCTGAGGTCACTGACTTCAAATAGGACCTGCTGGTTCTGCAGTCCCTCTGCAGCCAAAGAGCAAAGGCCCCACAAGCAACTTTGTCCCTTCCACACAGATATGCCTGTAAGGGTTTTGAGGCACTTGGAAAAGTAGAACAGATACACATCAGTCATGGTTTGAAGTGATCTCATAAGAGTCCTGTCACCATCTCCCTGTGACTGCAGGACACTGCAGATCATCCAGGAGATGATGGGAAGAGAAGACATAATGTCAAGGCCTTCACTTTCTCGCAGACCATAAAAGACTCTCATTGCAGCATTAGCACCTGAAAACTGGCTTAAGAAATATGCTCTCTTTTCAGCATCTGTAAACCATAGGATCTCTGCCTGGATAGGTTGTTTTAACAGAGAGTGAAGCTTCTTCATGGTCGTAGGCCGGGCAGTTATCAGGAGGGAGGATTCAGGGAACAGTTTTTTCCTCACAAAACTACATAAGAGGGTCTCTACTGGCTTCCTCTCCAGGGGATTGGCACTAAGATCCTCTTCCTGGTCACCTACAGGGTACTGAAGCTCAGGAAATCCATCAAGAATGAACAGAAGCTTCTCTGGATATACAAGAATAACGTCCAGGATTGGTCCGTCTATATCTTGAAAAGCATTAGTGATCAGGTCAGCAGCACTAAGGTTGACAAAACGGCTTATTTCTCTGCAGTTTACATAGATGAGATAGTCAAATCTGCCTGGAGTAACCATTCCTGCTGCCCAGTCAAACATGAACTTGTGTACCACAGCTGTTTTCCCAATCCCAGCACATCCCTGAAGCACCACAGTTTGGGATAAGCTGGAACCCTCTTCATCAGGATCAAACACATGTtccatctcaataaaattatctTGTTGAGGAATTCCACATGGTGGCTTTTCTGATATACAGTGTTCTTTTACAACAAGCAGTCGTGACTCTATATGCTTGCCATGATGATAACATTTATCGACTcctatttttaggtatttttctttcagatgttTCCTAAATACTTCCTGGTAATCTAATGAGGTGACACCAAGAGTTAGTAATCACAGAATCCTAGACAACAGTACAAACAACAACTATAACTAATACTACCATCACCCCCATCTCCACTCAGATGTTTCAAAGGCTCCTCAAACATCATGCATCTGAGCTCTTGATTTCTATTCTACTGCCCGCCCAGCACCACCCcgccccgccaaaaaaaaaaaaaaaaaccctcctcaGGGCTCAGAAAAATGTTAGGAGTCattattttttcccccttcaatCCTCCACATCCAATTAGCGAGGCCTATCATTTATATCTCCAAAATAAGCCTCCAATCCATTTATTTATCACTACATCCTCAAATACCACCCAAGTACAAGGCACTATCCACTCTTTCCTGGACTGCTGAAACAGCCTCCTACTCATCTACTCTTGCCATCTATGGCTCCTCTCCACACAAGCAGCCAACGTGATcttctaaaaatatcaattacgTCACGTCACTGACCTGGCCCAAGACTTTTCAAGAGTTTTCATTGCACTTGatataaaatccaaaatccttaCCTTATCCTACAGGGTCTGCTACAATCTAGGCCCTATCTACCTTTGCTCCTCAGCCTTGTTTTATATCACTCTCCTTCTCAGCCCCTATACTAAAGCCACACTggcttatttttagtttctcacaAATGCCATGTTTTCCCACTTCAGGGTCTTTCCACCAGCTAGTCTCTCTTCCTTAAGCACACTTCTTCCTGCTCTTCCCATGGAGATCCCCTTTTCATGCTTCAGATCTTAAACAATACTTCCTAGAAGACTTCCCTGGCCACCCAATTTAAAGCAGATCCTCTCTGCTATACCCTTTCCCAGGACCCTGTTTTCcctttatagcacttatcacaattTACaattgtcttgtttattttttttcattatctgtCTTTCCCACTAATCCACATGAAAGCAGGAACCTTATCTGTCTTCTTCATCATACTACCCTAAGTACCTAGctggtgcctggaacacagtagacactcaatatttattaaaaatggctATAAATGcttgcttttaaattaaaaacaagccATTTATTATACCTATTCTGTGTCAGATACTGTACTAGGCcctttacatacatattttatttaattatcataACAATCCCACGAAGTAggtattatccacattttatagttgaggaaactggaAACTTATAACCAGGGTTATATGTTCATGGGTGTACAATCTGTGCTTAGGCCTCGTGCTCAGAGGATCCATACCTGGTGTAATGCTCTACTGTTCTTatcttgaaattttaataatttttgaacaaggaatTTTGCACTGTACCCCATAAATATGTTGCCAGTCCTGCTTATAGCACTGGCTAACTTGTCCAAGGTTtgacagctagtaagtggcagagactTAAATTAAGGCTGAGGTTTGTCTGAAGCCATGGCCTATATGCTTAAATACTATACCACATAGCTTTTCATTTTctacaactagaaaaaaataattgaaggcGTCAGTTATCAAGTTCAAACTTCTGTTAAGTGAATATCTAAGCTAATGTTTTCCAAATAAGTTTTTCATGGAACATTTTTGCAAGATATTAATAGAAGAGCTGTGAAAAAGGTGTCCTGTGGTCAAATAAGGTAAGAGGAATGCACCTTCTATCCCATCTTGTAGCTCCTCAATGCATATTAGCATATGAAAGGCTCTGAGTGAatcagcagttaaaaaaaaaacaacaggctATTTAACTTTGTTTAAACCAGTATTTTCTGGACTTAAATGACTCTAGAACccttttttgaaaacaaaattattaactCCTGGAGAATAGTGTCCTGTAGAATTCAGGTTGGGGAATGCTGATCTAGATAAGTGTTTGCAAACTTTTTCCGTAAAATTCCATGAGTAGATAAGGCTTTTAGATCTCTGCTGCAATTACAGGCGTAAATTACCTCAGGGATACTGCAGGtttagttccagaccactgcagtgaagcaaatattgcagtaaagcaagtcacacaaattttttggttttccggtgcatataaaagttacacTTACACtaactatactgtagtctattaggtgtacaatagcattatgtctaaaaaacaatgttcaTACCTTAATTACAAAGTACTTTATTGCaaaaaaatgctatcatctgataacacagggttgccacaaatcttcattttgtaaagaACCTCAATATCTGTGAAGTACTATatagtgaagtgcaataaaacaaggtatgcctttactcaactctgccatcttAGTGTGAAAGCAGCTgaagacaatatgtaaatgaatgggcatggctggttccagtaaaactttatgtccaaaaacaggcagctggctggatttggcccactaGCTGTAATTTGCTGACCTCAATCTAGATCATTCCAGAAGCAGACTGGTGTATTCTGTCCATAAAGTCCTGTACCTCTGGTGCTTGACCACCATCATCAGAGGTCCTCCTAGTATTTGAATACCTATTCTAAATGATGTAAAAGTCCTATTTGTTATGACAGTTTGGGACTTCATGAATATTACCCAAAAAACCATCGATTGTTGCCCAGTGAATATGGGGGAAGAAATGGGAGAGGAGTGGGGATGAGTGGGGTTCATGGGAGGCACTGTtcccaaaacagaaaaagagtaaaacagaAAAGACATCTACCTGTAAGCTCCTTCCGTGAAAATGAAGCCAGAGAACTTGAAGAATCTGTGGGAGGAAGAGTTGGGGTTAAGAGTATCACAAATACACCTTCATACCAAAACttgaaatacacaaaaatttagCCACACTGTTAACGACCATTCATGCTGTTCCCCAAATAGAAATACAACAAACAAAGAAAGCCACCGCACATCTATTCTAATTTACCAAAAAAGTATCTTACAGCTAATGTCCAACATAAAGTAAACCTAAGAACTTCCCACACAAATATATTTAGGGtgtaaacatttacatttatatgacaaataaggaaaaatttagGCATGAACTTAATGGAGCATTCATACAGAAagtgactgtttttgttttcctttgaacaTTAGCTTATTGCTTCTGTTGGAGCTTCTGTTGAGCCTAACTTGTTAATGAGAAAGAATAAGGCATTGCTGATATTAGTTCGACAGAAATATACAATGCCCTATATtcaaatgcatacacacacacacacacacacacacccctccacatTTCTATAGGTTTTTAGAACTTGCACACCTTTCTAGGCAAGAGTGAGACATAGCTTGGAGGTGTGACTAGGTGACTGGGAGGAAGCAGAGTCTGGAGAGGCAGATATTAGAATGTCacagaaatgggcagaagtgAGTGGTCTATTGAAGATAACCAGTTTCTACTCCCCATAACTAAACATTCCTTGGAGTTCAAGAATCAGCCACAAGAGGAAGGACTCCAGCAATCTTCACTCTTTACTCTTTTGTGCTGTATCCTGTGAAAAGCTGTGGTTACAGTAAAGCGAGAGACTTAAGAGTCTTTTATGATTATAAACGCTTTGGGGACTAGGGAAAATAGTATAAACACCAGATgcctcttctttctgtctttcttcttcctcattttggGAAACACAAAAATTGTGGAGAGGTTATCAATGGGTAAATTCTGTATCCACATAATACCTTAATATACTTCTACCTATATACATACAACACAATTTTAAAGATTCAGAAAAATCCCGAAGTCCATGAGAAGTAGGGGAAAGAGAATGAACAGGATTACCTAGATTATACCCTGTCTCACCTCATTCAGTTACTCACCTTTCTGTTCAGACAATAAACTCCAGGTGCAAGCAGGTTCCATGTCTTTTCGTTTCTTTTGACCGCTCATCCTGGCAAATCAAGAAGACTGTAACCCAAAACAGAAATGATGACTGTAAGGCCTGGTAGAAGCCCAGAAAAAGCAATTCAAGAAAGACTACTCAAAGCATTACAGAGCTGGGTAAGAGAGAAGGCCCAATAACCAAGTAGAGAGCTAGGGTGGGAGTAGGAGATCACAAGAAGATAGACCAAAATCAACAGTCTTCAgcttgaagaggaaaaaaaaaaaactaaagagaggATAGAATGTCCACAGACCTTTGAAGAGTACAAATATGGGGAATGTCAAATTGAGCTCTAAAATGCATTATTAAGGGAAGGATAGGATTTAGGGAATATACCTCTAATGTTTGTGGTCAAGATAAGAaagaatgactgtgtccttctaCAACACAGTCAATTTGGTACCATCGGTAAAGGAAGAATCCTAAGACCACAGATTAGAATACTGTGGTATAAAAGAAATAGTCTAGAGAGTCAGGACATCCAAGCCCTAGTTCCATTTCTACAACTATCTACCTATGGACCTTGAGTA of Hippopotamus amphibius kiboko isolate mHipAmp2 chromosome X, mHipAmp2.hap2, whole genome shotgun sequence contains these proteins:
- the LOC130842298 gene encoding NACHT, LRR and PYD domains-containing protein 3-like produces the protein MSGQKKRKDMEPACTWSLLSEQKDSSSSLASFSRKELTDYQEVFRKHLKEKYLKIGVDKCYHHGKHIESRLLVVKEHCISEKPPCGIPQQDNFIEMEHVFDPDEEGSSLSQTVVLQGCAGIGKTAVVHKFMFDWAAGMVTPGRFDYLIYVNCREISRFVNLSAADLITNAFQDIDGPILDVILVYPEKLLFILDGFPELQYPVGDQEEDLSANPLERKPVETLLCSFVRKKLFPESSLLITARPTTMKKLHSLLKQPIQAEILWFTDAEKRAYFLSQFSGANAAMRVFYGLRESEGLDIMSSLPIISWMICSVLQSQGDGDRTLMRSLQTMTDVYLFYFSKCLKTLTGISVWKGQSCLWGLCSLAAEGLQNQQVLFEVSDLRRHGIGVYDTNCTFLSHFLKKVEGGVSVYTFLHFSFQEFLTAVFCALKNDSSWMFFDQVGKMWQEIFQQYGKGFSSLTIQFLFGLLHKGKGKAVETTFGRKVSPRLREELLKWTEKEIKDKFSRLQIEPMDLFHCLYEIQEEEYAKRILDDLGSIILLQPTYTKMDILAMSFCVKSSHSHLSVSLKCQHLLGFEKEDRASAFMPPTLTLNQPFQLRSLPVSPLHLLCQALCNPYCKIKDLKLIFCHLTASYGRDLALVFETNQYLTDLEFVKNTLEDSGMKLLCEGLKQPNCILQTLRLYRCLISPASCGALAGVLSTNQWLTELEFSETKLEASALKLLCEGLKDPNCKVQKLKLCASFLPGSSETICRYLASVLICNPNLTELDLSENPLGDTGVKYLCEGLRHSNCKVEKLDLSTCYLTDASCVELSSFLQVSQTLKELFVFANAVGDKGVQHLCEGLQHANGIIENLVLSECSLSAACCESLAQVLSSTRSLTRLLLINNKIEDLGLKLLCEGLKQPGCQLKDLALWTCHLTGESCQDLCNALYTNKHLRVLDLSDNALGDEGMQVLCEGLKHPSCKLQTLWLAECHLTDACCGALASVLKRNENLTLLDLSGNDLKDFGVQMLCDALIHPICKLQTFYIDTDHLHEETFRKIEALKMSKPGITW